A stretch of Oryza brachyantha chromosome 4, ObraRS2, whole genome shotgun sequence DNA encodes these proteins:
- the LOC121054231 gene encoding glycine-rich cell wall structural protein 2-like has protein sequence MIQFFLRSELCPQRTAGGMDGQGGHPPGQEGTGRGRAAPPPPGWTGDSGSGQGSGPDGSWRYGWAWASGPGGAWGHGHSSAQSPGGTAFGFGFGGGGGGSGRGGHAGGFGWGGGQGQGQGGYAGDHGGGWWSAGGGAFGGRNGSGWSARGGSHGGESHHRPQRGGGN, from the exons ATGATTCAATTCTTTCTACG CTCTGAACTGTGCCCACAGCGCACAGCCGGCGGCATGGACGGGCAGGGAGGCCACCCGCCGGGGCAGGAGGGGACAGGGAgggggcgggcggcgccgccgccgcccggatGGACCGGGGACTCCGGTTCCGGGCAGGGGTCCGGCCCCGACGGTTCCTGGAGGTACGGGTGGGCGTGGGCCTCGGGGCCCGGAGGCGCCTGGGGCCACGGCCACAGCTCGGCGCAGAGCCCGGGCGGCACCGCCTTCGGGTTtggcttcggcggcggcggaggaggaagcgggcgcggcggccacgCCGGCGGTTTTGGCTGGGGTGGCGGGCAAGGCCAGGGCCAGGGCGGCTACGCTGGAGATCACGGCGGGGGCTGGtggagcgccggcggcggggcgttCGGAGGCCGGAACGGATCAGGCtggagcgcgcgcgggggatCCCACGGTGGTGAGAGCCACCACCGGCCACAGCGCGGTGGCGGCAACTGA
- the LOC102720793 gene encoding histone-lysine N-methyltransferase, H3 lysine-9 specific SUVH5-like translates to MGTPAVPTRAAAGPLRYKALASWRFQPGFVRQPVEPHAAAPSAFSGGGVGGTPGAKGPRGIGASGKGRETRGGRGGPQSRRCTRSSSAKASDASVEKGGRRDAGIDGYLRKSGSNAGAGESRLDGLRSGGGGGVGTAAGEDCSLGKSNPSSIVRDTDVQHLGSGSNARSGECVSDESVKKPSVNSVSKSNGSSAVDCMLKVDSTTPDRHADNAAVKGTNFAGPGSNGDETTRNGQKVVAPWRFQIGFKRSFSKAFCSDTEPSGAFGVQFYRVQDASAQSTPATRSSVRCYASAHSGVRVSAMRDFSMKREKETSIPYKKRKTGKGNPIQVMPMNRVVLARENIMGSLQDFRLIYRDLLDEEEDKPAEVVIRPDLQAYRIFRERFITECDEKKYIGHVPGIQVGDIFHLRVELCVVGLHRPHRVGVDHIKQEDGTCIAVSIVSYAQSSDVKNNLDVLVYSGSMTAIANQKIEGTNLALKKSMDTNTPVRVIHGFITSLNGNCRRKKFPTYIYGGLYTVEKYWREKEGNDRYGYMFRLRRMAGQRHIDIQVILESGQAESYGSIIIKDLSRGLEKIPVSVVNSISDEYPMPYRYIAHLQYPRKYHPAPPAGCGCVGGCSDSKRCACAVKNGGEIPFNDKGCIIEAKPLVYECGPSCKCPPTCHNRVGQHGLKFRLQVFKTKLMGWGVRTLDFIPSGSFVCEYIGEVLEDEEAQKRTTDEYLFAIGHNYYDEALWEGLSRSIPSLQKGPDKDEEAGFAVDASKMGNFAKFINHSCTPNLYAQNALYDHDDKSIPHIMFFACEDIPRCQELSYHYNYSIDQVHDVDGNIKKKKCLCGSIECDGWLY, encoded by the coding sequence ATGGGGACCCCGGCGGTGCCAACGAGGGCGGCCGCCGGCCCCCTGAGGTACAAGGCGCTCGCGTCGTGGCGCTTCCAGCCGGGCTTCGTCAGGCAGCCGGTCGAGCCCCACGCCGCGGCGCCGAGCGCCTTCAGCGGAGGAGGGGTCGGGGGCACGCCTGGCGCCAAGGGTCCTCGCGGAATAGGGGCGTCGGGGAAAGGCCGCGAAACCAGAGGAGGGCGGGGAGGTCCTCAATCGAGGAGATGCACCCGCAGCTCGAGCGCTAAGGCCTCTGATGCGAGTGTGGAGAAGGGCGGCCGCCGTGATGCCGGAATCGACGGTTATTTGCGCAAATCCGGCAGCAACGCCGGTGCGGGGGAATCCAGATTGGACGGCTTGAGaagtggcggtggcggtggcgttgGCACAGCAGCTGGAGAAGATTGTAGTTTGGGGAAGTCCAACCCTAGTAGTATCGTGAGAGATACTGATGTGCAGCATCTTGGGAGCGGCAGCAACGCAAGAAGTGGGGAATGCGTTTCCGATGAAAGTGTGAAGAAGCCTAGTGTAAATAGTGTGTCAAAAAGCAATGGTTCTTCTGCTGTCGATTGCATGCTGAAGGTTGACAGCACCACGCCCGATAGACATGCCGATAATGCTGCTGTCAAAGGTACCAACTTTGCAGGTCCTGGCAGCAATGGTGATGAAACAACTCGCAACGGGCAGAAGGTAGTTGCTCCATGGAGGTTCCAGATTGGTTTCAAGAGGTCATTCTCGAAAGCTTTCTGCTCCGACACTGAACCATCTGGGGCCTTTGGCGTTCAATTCTACAGAGTTCAAGATGCTTCGGCACAGTCCACTCCAGCAACAAGGAGTTCTGTGCGCTGTTATGCAAGTGCTCATTCTGGTGTTAGAGTTTCAGCCATGCGTGACTTTTCGATGAAACGTGAGAAGGAAACATCAATTCCATATAAGAAGAGGAAAACTGGGAAGGGTAATCCTATTCAAGTGATGCCAATGAATAGAGTTGTCCTCGCTAGGGAAAACATTATGGGATCTCTGCAGGATTTTCGCTTAATTTATAGGGACCTTttagatgaagaagaagacaagcCTGCAGAAGTAGTGATTAGACCTGATCTACAAGCTTACCGAATCTTCAGGGAGCGGTTCATCACGGAGTGTgatgaaaagaaatatattggCCATGTGCCTGGAATCCAAGTTGGTGATATCTTCCACTTGAGGGTAGAGCTCTGTGTTGTTGGTCTTCATCGCCCACACCGGGTAGGTGTGGATCATATCAAACAGGAGGATGGGACTTGCATAGCTGTTAGCATTGTGTCATATGCACAATCATCTGATGTTAAGAATAATTTGGATGTTTTGGTGTATTCTGGATCAATGACTGCTATTGCCAATCAGAAGATAGAGGGTACCAACTTAGCACTCAAGAAAAGTATGGACACTAACACACCAGTCCGTGTTATCCATGGTTTCATCACTAGCCTCAATGGAAATTGCCGACGAAAGAAGTTTCCTACTTATATATATGGGGGTTTATATACAGTTGAGAAATACTGGAGGGAGAAAGAGGGTAACGATCGTTATGGTTATATGTTCCGACTGAGAAGAATGGCAGGACAGAGACATATTGACATCCAAGTAATTCTGGAATCAGGACAAGCTGAATCATATGGTAGTATTATCATAAAAGATCTGTCCCGCGGATTGGAGAAGATCCCTGTATCTGTTGTTAATTCAATATCTGATGAGTACCCCATGCCATATCGCTACATTGCACACCTGCAGTATCCCCGTAAGTATCATCCAGCACCTCCAGCAGGCTGTGGTTGTGTTGGCGGATGCTCAGATTCTAAAAGGTGTGCTTGTGCAGTGAAAAATGGTGGGGAGATTCCTTTCAACGATAAAGGCTGCATCATAGAAGCAAAACCTCTTGTTTATGAGTGTGGGCCTTCATGCAAGTGCCCTCCTACATGTCATAACAGAGTTGGTCAGCATGGCCTTAAGTTTCGCCTGCAAGttttcaaaaccaaattgATGGGCTGGGGAGTAAGAACTCTTGACTTCATACCATCTGGAAGCTTTGTGTGTGAATATATAGGAGAAGTGTTGGAGGATGAAGAGGCACAGAAAAGGACGACCGATGAATACTTATTTGCTATTGGTCATAATTATTATGATGAAGCCCTTTGGGAGGGCTTATCAAGATCCATACCGTCACTTCAGAAGGGTCCTGATAAAGATGAAGAAGCTGGTTTTGCTGTTGATGCTTCAAAGATGGGAAACTTTGCAAAATTCATCAACCATAGTTGCACCCCTAACCTTTATGCACAAAATGCCCTATATGATCATGACGACAAGAGTATACCTCATATTATGTTCTTTGCCTGTGAGGATATTCCACGCTGTCAAGAACTTTCGTACCACTACAACTATTCAATAGATCAAGTTCATGATGTCGATGGTAAcatcaagaagaaaaaatgccTTTGTGGCTCTATTGAATGTGATGGCTGGTTGTATTAG